A single genomic interval of Chryseobacterium paludis harbors:
- a CDS encoding DUF3276 family protein: MSEYKERHENEIFTKVLKAGRRTYFFDVRETKAGDYYLTITESKKNFGENGEATFEKHKIYLYKEDFKSFQEMFNESTDFIINEKGEDVISEKHDKDFKSKSYTIDSDDEV, encoded by the coding sequence ATGAGTGAATACAAGGAACGCCATGAAAATGAAATTTTCACGAAGGTGTTAAAAGCAGGAAGAAGAACATATTTCTTTGATGTGCGTGAGACGAAAGCAGGGGATTATTATCTTACAATTACCGAAAGTAAAAAGAATTTCGGAGAAAATGGAGAGGCTACATTTGAGAAACACAAAATATACCTTTACAAAGAAGATTTTAAAAGTTTCCAGGAAATGTTCAATGAGTCAACAGATTTCATCATTAATGAAAAGGGTGAGGATGTAATTTCAGAAAAACATGACAAAGACTTCAAAAGCAAATCTTATACTATAGATTCTGACGACGAAGTTTAA
- a CDS encoding ABC transporter ATP-binding protein translates to MKALKTLNPYFWKHKILLFWGLLFIIASNFFNTYKVQFVGKSVDELTKGGQMGFNKQVLIYVAIIVGCSLLTGFFTFMMRQTIIVASRRIEYELKNKIYRHYQELSLTDYKQTTIGDLMNRLSEDVVAVRMYLGPGVMYVVNLVILLLITSIYMIKTDVSMTLWTLLPLPILSYLIFKVSSIINKKSKIMQKSQSGISTFVQDSFSGIRVVKFFAKENYIKKNYGIKVTDYQDKALDLAKTEAYFFTIILFVIGLLNVAIIVIGGQKYIAGELSIGKIADFFMYINTLIFPFSMVGWVTSVNQRAEASMQRINEFLDKKSEITNKNFDDYSIKGDIEFRNVSYVYPNTGIKALENLSFTINAGQSLAIMGKTGSGKSTIALLLCRLIDPTEGEILIDGKNLKEHNLEVYRNFIGYIPQESYLFSDSIENNIGFAIDNPSHEKVVEYSKIADVHKNIIEFKEQYKTTVGERGVMLSGGQKQRICIARALIKDPNIIIFDDSLSALDTETEQNILENIDTKINNATSIIITHRESSAQKADKIINLTEITNSVTA, encoded by the coding sequence ATGAAAGCTTTAAAAACTCTGAACCCTTACTTTTGGAAACACAAAATATTATTGTTTTGGGGGTTATTATTCATCATCGCCAGTAATTTCTTCAATACCTATAAGGTTCAGTTTGTGGGAAAATCCGTAGATGAGCTTACAAAAGGAGGACAGATGGGTTTTAATAAGCAGGTATTGATTTACGTTGCTATCATTGTAGGCTGTTCATTATTGACAGGATTCTTCACTTTCATGATGAGGCAAACAATTATCGTTGCTTCAAGAAGAATTGAGTACGAGTTAAAAAATAAGATTTACAGACATTATCAGGAATTATCTTTAACTGATTACAAACAAACTACCATCGGAGATCTCATGAACAGGTTAAGTGAAGATGTAGTGGCTGTAAGAATGTATCTTGGCCCTGGTGTCATGTATGTTGTGAACCTGGTAATTTTGCTTCTTATCACCAGCATCTATATGATAAAAACAGATGTTTCAATGACCTTATGGACATTGTTACCACTTCCCATATTATCATATCTTATATTTAAGGTAAGCTCGATCATCAATAAAAAGTCAAAAATCATGCAGAAAAGCCAGTCTGGCATTTCGACTTTTGTACAAGACAGTTTTTCGGGGATCAGGGTTGTTAAATTCTTTGCCAAAGAAAATTACATTAAAAAAAATTACGGTATTAAAGTTACCGACTATCAGGATAAGGCCTTAGATCTAGCCAAAACGGAAGCCTATTTTTTTACAATTATCCTATTTGTAATAGGACTTTTAAATGTAGCGATCATTGTAATTGGTGGCCAAAAATACATTGCCGGAGAATTGAGCATCGGAAAAATCGCTGACTTTTTCATGTATATTAATACTTTGATATTTCCATTTTCAATGGTCGGATGGGTAACTTCGGTTAATCAGAGAGCGGAGGCTTCTATGCAAAGAATTAATGAATTTTTAGATAAAAAATCTGAGATCACTAATAAGAATTTCGATGACTATTCTATTAAAGGTGACATTGAATTTAGAAATGTTTCTTATGTTTACCCAAATACAGGAATTAAAGCTTTAGAAAATCTAAGTTTTACAATTAATGCAGGACAATCACTAGCCATTATGGGAAAGACCGGAAGCGGAAAGTCTACTATAGCATTACTCCTTTGCCGTCTAATTGATCCTACGGAAGGAGAGATCTTGATTGATGGTAAAAACCTTAAAGAACACAATCTTGAGGTTTACAGAAATTTTATAGGTTATATTCCTCAGGAAAGTTATTTGTTTTCTGATTCTATTGAAAATAACATTGGTTTTGCGATTGACAATCCTTCGCATGAAAAAGTAGTTGAATATTCAAAAATTGCTGATGTTCACAAAAACATTATAGAGTTTAAAGAACAATACAAAACTACGGTTGGAGAGCGTGGAGTGATGCTTTCGGGGGGCCAAAAACAAAGAATTTGTATCGCAAGAGCATTAATTAAGGATCCAAATATCATTATTTTTGACGATTCTTTATCTGCTTTAGACACCGAAACAGAGCAAAATATTCTTGAAAATATTGACACTAAAATCAATAACGCAACATCCATAATCATCACACACAGAGAGTCTAGCGCTCAAAAAGCTGATAAGATCATTAATCTTACCGAAATTACCAATTCTGTAACTGCTTAG